A DNA window from Pseudarthrobacter sp. W1I19 contains the following coding sequences:
- a CDS encoding SDR family NAD(P)-dependent oxidoreductase — MSSFPAERTAIITGAVSERGIGRATANYLAAQGWNIGIIDLDDALCKATAKELASQYAIRAHGAGANVADEASVRAAIDSIEAELPQIVALANVAGVSSPIPYLELNAGEWDRVLNINLNGVHYATRRVAESMVKNRIGRIVNISSVSAQRGGGTYSKTPYSVAKAGVIGLTRSTARELGEYDITVNAISPGPIDTDIMGGTLSQERKDELTKDLVVNRVGSTRDIAAAIAFLISEEAGYISGQTLNVDGGLYMH; from the coding sequence ATGAGCAGTTTTCCCGCTGAACGCACAGCCATAATCACCGGAGCGGTCTCGGAGCGCGGCATTGGCCGGGCCACCGCCAACTACCTTGCCGCCCAGGGCTGGAACATCGGCATCATCGACCTTGACGACGCCCTGTGCAAAGCCACGGCCAAGGAACTTGCCTCCCAGTACGCCATCCGCGCCCATGGTGCAGGCGCCAACGTGGCAGACGAAGCATCCGTCCGCGCCGCCATTGACTCCATCGAGGCGGAACTGCCGCAAATCGTGGCCCTTGCCAACGTAGCCGGCGTCAGTTCCCCCATTCCTTACCTCGAGTTGAACGCGGGCGAATGGGACCGTGTCCTTAATATCAACCTGAATGGCGTCCACTACGCCACGCGCCGGGTGGCCGAGTCCATGGTGAAAAACCGGATCGGACGGATTGTGAACATTTCTTCCGTTTCGGCCCAGCGCGGGGGCGGCACTTACTCCAAGACGCCGTACTCCGTCGCGAAGGCCGGCGTCATCGGACTGACGCGCTCCACCGCAAGGGAATTGGGGGAGTATGACATCACGGTCAACGCCATTTCCCCGGGTCCGATCGACACGGACATCATGGGCGGCACCCTGAGCCAGGAACGCAAGGACGAACTCACCAAGGACCTGGTAGTCAACCGGGTCGGGTCCACGCGGGACATCGCAGCCGCCATCGCCTTCCTCATCAGCGAAGAGGCCGGATACATCTCCGGCCAGACGCTGAATGTGGACGGCGGGCTCTACATGCATTAA
- a CDS encoding MFS transporter, which translates to MSLAATSTRELLDSPVLKSAISKASRRLMPMLVILYIVAFLDRTNVGFSEAALGVDKGISAGAFALGAGIFFIGYALFEIPSNLLLTRFGAKVWLARIAITWGIVSACFAFVQGEASFIILRFLLGVTEAGLFPGVIMFLAAWFPNKVRVKMFAIFYLAQPFSQMMGAPLSGWLINIGDQVPGVQGWQVMFFVEGMLAVVAGIAAYFFLINSPQNAKFLNKEEKGALLDVMSLEDTVKEETGPRGVLAAMKNRKVWYFTVIYFCLQIAVYGVTFYLPQQVAQLTGQKVGLAVGLMAAIPWFFGVFACYLIGKAANTLVRRRVWGTGLFISTGLCIFGSAWAGTNHLPALGIVFITLAVCSFLAIGPIAWSYPTAFLTGTAAAAGIGLINSLGNLGGFVAPILRTSVNGMAADSTGSAGVLALGVLPFLAAVMMYATKRFRNKADDLLETK; encoded by the coding sequence ATGTCTTTAGCAGCAACATCCACCAGGGAGCTCCTGGACTCGCCGGTCCTGAAATCGGCGATCTCCAAGGCCTCCCGACGGCTTATGCCGATGCTCGTCATCCTGTACATCGTGGCATTCCTTGACCGTACCAACGTCGGCTTTTCCGAAGCCGCGCTGGGTGTGGACAAAGGCATTAGTGCCGGAGCTTTCGCCCTCGGAGCCGGCATCTTCTTTATCGGCTACGCCCTGTTCGAGATCCCCAGCAACCTGCTTCTGACCAGGTTCGGGGCAAAAGTCTGGCTGGCCCGCATCGCCATCACCTGGGGCATCGTGTCCGCATGCTTCGCGTTCGTCCAGGGCGAAGCGTCCTTTATCATCCTGCGTTTCCTGCTCGGCGTCACCGAAGCCGGCCTGTTCCCGGGCGTCATCATGTTCCTGGCGGCCTGGTTCCCCAACAAAGTCCGGGTGAAGATGTTCGCCATCTTCTACCTGGCCCAGCCGTTCTCGCAAATGATGGGCGCACCGCTGTCCGGCTGGTTGATCAACATCGGCGACCAGGTGCCCGGAGTCCAGGGCTGGCAGGTTATGTTCTTCGTCGAAGGCATGCTGGCAGTCGTCGCCGGCATCGCAGCCTACTTCTTCCTGATCAACAGCCCGCAGAACGCCAAGTTCCTGAACAAGGAGGAAAAGGGCGCGCTCCTGGACGTTATGTCACTGGAGGACACGGTCAAGGAAGAGACCGGCCCGCGGGGAGTCCTGGCCGCCATGAAGAACCGCAAGGTCTGGTACTTCACGGTCATCTACTTCTGCCTCCAGATCGCCGTTTACGGGGTCACCTTCTACCTGCCCCAACAGGTGGCCCAGCTCACCGGCCAAAAGGTGGGTCTCGCCGTCGGCCTGATGGCAGCCATCCCGTGGTTCTTTGGGGTCTTCGCCTGCTACCTCATCGGTAAGGCCGCCAACACCCTGGTCCGCCGCCGGGTCTGGGGGACAGGGCTGTTCATCTCTACCGGCCTGTGCATCTTCGGCTCCGCGTGGGCCGGCACAAACCACCTCCCGGCGCTTGGCATCGTCTTCATCACCCTGGCCGTGTGCAGCTTCCTCGCCATTGGCCCCATCGCCTGGTCCTACCCCACGGCGTTCCTAACCGGGACGGCCGCGGCCGCAGGAATCGGCCTGATCAACTCGCTTGGAAACCTCGGCGGCTTTGTTGCGCCCATCCTGCGCACCAGCGTTAACGGGATGGCGGCGGACTCCACCGGTTCCGCAGGAGTCCTGGCCCTGGGCGTGCTTCCGTTCCTGGCAGCCGTCATGATGTACGCCACCAAGCGGTTCCGCAACAAGGCGGATGACCTGCTCGAGACCAAGTGA
- a CDS encoding triose-phosphate isomerase family protein: MPDTSTGTDPDVAGTVYVGVSTKMYLGYRDSLVWLKQVRNEVDSRPALAAGRVVPFVVPAFPMLPAAASILAGSPVRLGAQNCGWADGPWTGEISPSLLAELDVSLVEIGHAERRRYFGEDSVQIARKVEAADAAGITPLLCVGEETCDSGTEAGAAAAAECVFLQIADAVNGEWALASRLVIAYEPVWAIGAAEPAGAAYVSAVVHALRALLDVHNAEAGAALGNLPVIYGGSAKPGLLPTLDGVSGLFLGRFAHDAANLGKVLDEALALAHAGLPATPHPGQRA; this comes from the coding sequence ATGCCTGATACCAGCACCGGAACGGATCCGGACGTGGCCGGCACCGTGTACGTCGGGGTCAGCACCAAGATGTACCTGGGTTACCGCGATTCCCTGGTATGGCTGAAGCAAGTACGCAATGAAGTGGACTCCCGTCCGGCCCTGGCGGCCGGGCGGGTAGTCCCGTTTGTGGTTCCCGCCTTCCCGATGCTTCCGGCCGCCGCCTCAATCCTGGCCGGATCACCGGTCCGCCTCGGTGCCCAAAACTGTGGATGGGCCGATGGGCCCTGGACAGGCGAGATTTCACCCTCCCTCCTTGCGGAGCTCGACGTCAGCCTCGTGGAGATTGGGCACGCCGAACGACGCCGGTATTTCGGCGAAGACAGCGTGCAGATCGCACGCAAGGTCGAAGCAGCAGATGCTGCCGGCATCACCCCGCTGCTGTGCGTGGGTGAGGAAACCTGCGATTCCGGAACTGAGGCCGGCGCCGCAGCCGCCGCTGAGTGCGTCTTCCTGCAAATCGCCGACGCGGTGAACGGCGAATGGGCGCTGGCCTCCCGGCTTGTCATTGCCTACGAGCCTGTCTGGGCGATCGGGGCAGCAGAACCGGCCGGCGCCGCCTACGTTTCGGCTGTAGTCCATGCGTTGCGGGCCTTGCTCGACGTCCATAACGCGGAGGCCGGCGCAGCGCTGGGAAACCTGCCGGTCATCTACGGCGGCTCGGCAAAGCCGGGGCTCCTGCCCACGCTCGACGGCGTGTCCGGGCTTTTCCTCGGCAGGTTTGCCCACGACGCCGCGAACCTCGGGAAGGTGCTGGATGAAGCACTCGCGCTGGCACATGCCGGTCTTCCGGCAACCCCGCATCCGGGGCAGCGGGCCTAA